The DNA sequence TACAGCTTCTATTTTGTTTTTTAAATGGATTTTGGCTTCTTTTTCCAAAATTAAATCTTCTACATTAATATCTAATTCAAAAGGAATTTGTTCGTTATCTATATCAATAGGCAGAAGCTTTTTACGTCTTTTATATTCATCAATAATTTCGTTCCTAACGCTTTTTAATAAGTAAGGTTTTATGTTATTTCGATAATTTAAGTCTTTATTGAGTATAAGTTTTTGAAAAACATTATGAATAGCATCCATAACCAAATCAGAATTAAAATTTAGATGCAATCCATAGGAATATAAATCATCAACATATTTTTTATATATGATTTCTATCTCCTCCATATTCAATCAAATCCCTTTCATACTTAGTAGTAAAACTGTTTGCAAAAAGCAAAGCTACTAAATAACCAGTCTAATTCTGATAAAACTAATATTTATCATCAAATTAGCATTTATACCCACCTTTTACTGTATTATATAAAATATAATTAATAGTGATTATTAAATTATTAATATAAAAAATCCGAATTATGTCAGTCCGTTGAATTTTCTTAAGAACCATTCTATCGACAAACTTAGAGCAATTAAAAACAATAGATAGTTCCAATCAATCAACGGGATGGAATTTTTATGACTTTTTTGAATAGGTTTGTATCGAACGTCAGCTAACAAATGGGTTGCTAAGCTTTCAGTATTAGCAATAAAAAAAGATGTTGCACCTTGGTTAGTTGCCAATTGTTGAAGTTTTGTAACATGCGCATTTAAGAATTGTTGCTCCACATCATACTCTAAAATTTGAAAAGTTCCAGATTTTGAAATATTTCCATAATCTGCTTTCACTGTGAAACTATATTGAGAAGCTGGCAAATTACTCAAATCGACTTGATACGTATTATTGTTTTTGAATACAAAAGAAAAGGATTTTTCTTCATTAGAAATAAGATCTTTTATTTTTATTGTTAAGTTTTCTCTTGTGTCAAACTCGTAGTTTTTATCAAATACTTGCGCATTAATAACTACATTTTGATTTCCATCATAAAACGATTCAAAATCTACATTTAACCTACTACGTTGTTTATTTGAAGCTAAATATTGAATGAGTTTGCTTATAAAATTATCAAACTCGTTAAACGATTCATTGTTTAAAAAACTTTGAGCTCGCCACTTCCAAATATTTTCACCTAATAGTACTCCTTCTTTTCTCCCTTGAATTTCAAAAGTTGCTAATAACGGACTTTCGGTAGTTACATTATTTATTTTTTTGTTTAATAGAGTTTCAAAAGACGATGCAAATGTTACTGAACCGTAATTTGATTTTAAAGGTGGAAATGATTCAAAATTCAACTCATCAATAGTAAAAGGTTTGTAGTTAAAATTTTGTTTACCTTGAAAATCCTCAGTCTGGTTGGTTATTTCATACTGGTAGTTTTCAGATATTGTATTTAGAAAATTCAAGTCTGTTTTAGTACCAACTACCATTAATCTGTTCGCATTTAGTTTGTTTAAAAGTTCAATAACATTTTTAAATGTATTATTTGGCTGGTATAGAATAAATAACTGAAAATCATTAACGTGATTAATGACTTCATTTGGCTTTAATAGGGATACAGCCCGTTGCTCATTACTTTCTATACTCTTTTTAAACATCCCTAAATCTGGGTGTAATAAATCACTAACCAAAGCTATATTTGTTTTCTGGTCAATGATTTCAATAGCAAAATTTTTAGTGTTATTTATTGTGTTTTTTTCAGTTACTATAGGTGCTAAAATAGCTTTATATGTAGCTATACCAACTTTGTCAGCAGGTAATACCACATTTATAATCTCAGAATTATCATCTTTAGTAAAACGAACGGTTTTTGAAAATACCTTATTAGCACCGGCATATATGTCAAAATTAGTATGTATTGTTTGGTGCCCATTATAAACTAAAATAGCTTCA is a window from the Pseudalgibacter alginicilyticus genome containing:
- a CDS encoding RNA polymerase sigma factor; translation: MEEIEIIYKKYVDDLYSYGLHLNFNSDLVMDAIHNVFQKLILNKDLNYRNNIKPYLLKSVRNEIIDEYKRRKKLLPIDIDNEQIPFELDINVEDLILEKEAKIHLKNKIEAVLKSLSPRQREIIYLRYTQDYEYKQIAEILQITVPACRNLILKALKHLRSNNAGNFYLFLSHHTK